CCACGCCGCGCCGTGGACGACATCCCGCGCAACTGCCGTGCTGGATTACCTGGCTGGAAGCTGAAGGCACACACTACATCGCCGAGCATATCGGGCAGTCAGCCATGTATGGCGGCGCCATTGCCTCGCGTGGACCGCGCTACTGTCCGAGTGTCGAAGACAAGGTGGTGAAGTTTCCCGACAAGTCACGACATCAACTGTTTCTCGAGCCCGAGGGGCACGACACGCAGGAGATGTATGTGAACGGGCTCTCCACGTCGCTGCCGGCCCCGGTGCAGCTCGCCGTGATGCGCACCGTGCGCGGCCTTGAGCACGTACGCATGACCCGCGCCGGTTACGCCATCGAGTACGACTACTATCCGCCCACACAACTCGAGGCCTCGCTGCAGTCGCGCGCCATTGCGGGACTGTTTTTCGCGGGCCAGGTGAATGGCACGACCGGCTACGAAGAGGCCGCTGGACAGGGCGTCGTGGCGGGCATCAATGCGGCGCATCACGTGCTGGAGCGCGATCCGCTCATCCTCGGCCGCGAAACGAGCTATATCGGCGTGCTCATCGACGACCTCGTCACGCGTGGTGTGGACGAGCCCTATCGGCTGTTCACGTCGCGCAGCGAATTCCGGCTCACGGTGCGGCAGGACAACGCACTCGCGCGACTTGGTCCCAGGGCGGCGGAACTGGGTTTGTTGTCCGGCGCTGAGGAGGCGCATATGACGCGGCGACTGGATGCGGTGCGCGAGGCGCTGCGTCTGGCGGAGGCCACCAGCATGGCGCCGGCTGTTGCAGATCCGGTGCTGCAATCGGTGGGCTCACGGCCGCTGCAGCATGCGGTGCGCGCGGCGGAGCTGGCCAAGCGGCAGGACGTATCGCTGGCCGCGCTGTTCTCCGTGGCTGGCGTGGGAAGCGACCTGCCCGGCGACGCGGTGGTCGGTGCCGAACTGGAGATCAAATACGCCGGGTATTTCGAGAAGGAGCGGGCGCGGGCGGCGCGGCTGGCGGCGCAGGGTACGCTGCGGCTTCCTGCGTGGTTGGTATACGAGGAGCTGACCACCCTGTCTGTCGAGGCGAGGCAAAAGCTCGCGGCGGTTCGCCCCAGCACGATGGCCCAGGCAGGCAGCATCCCGGGCATCAGCCCCGCGGATCTCCAGAACCTGCTCTTCGAGCTACATCGTACTCGACCGGCGTCCAGTTCTGCGTGAAGCTGAAGTTGTTGGTTTAGCTGGTCAGTTTTGTTTTAACTGGCCTTATTGTGATCGTATAGTGTGCTGATAATGTCTTTGTGTAATGGTGTCTCGCCCAAGCCGGAACTTTGGAACCATCGAACCTTGGTGACAGTCCGGGGTCCGTTCAGGTAGCAGGAGCAGTGGTCCCGAGTTCTTCAACTTTCATCCCCGTCGCGGGAGCAGGCATGCCACGAGCAATCAAGCGGTCGTTTACGTCCCGAACTATATGGTATGGCGCCGGACTGGTGGCGGCCGGATTTGCACGGCCCGTAGCGGCCCAGACCGTGGCCCCCGAGCCCCCGCCGGCGATCATGGTGTCGGCGCGCGGCGAGGTGCAGGTGGCACCTGACCGGGCCCGGGTGCAGGTCGGCGTGGAAACGCAGGCCAAGACCTCCGCGGCGGCGGCGGCCGAGAACAACCAGAAGCAGGCTGCTGTGCTGAAGGCCATTCGCGCTCTTGGAATACCGCAGGCGCAGATCCGTACGCTCAACTACAGTGTGATGCCGATCCAGCGCTACGATGACAAGCTCAAGCGGGTGGTGATCGACGGCTACCAGGTGAGCAACATCGTCAGCGTGGAGACGGAAAAGCTGGACCTGGCGGGCCAGATCATCGATGCCGGGTTGAACAACGGCGCCAACCGGGTGGCCGGCCTCGACTTCTTTGTGAAGGACCGCGCGAAGGCGCAGGAAGAGGCGCTGGCTCAGGCGGTGGCGACGGCGCGCCGTCAGGCCGAAGTCGCAGCCCGTGCAGCGGGTGGTCAGCTTGGTGGGCTGCTCGAGATCATGATCAACGACTTCGAGCGACCGGATCCTCGCCCGATGATGGCCATGGCCAAGATGGAGATGGACGCCGCCGGCGCCCCGACGGAGGTCAGTGCCGGGACGAGCACTGTCAGTGTGCAGGTCACGACCCGCTGGCGCTTTCAGAACCGCTGACGCCGTCCGATCGCAGACATGCCACAACAACGCCCCGGAGCCCGCTGCTCCGGGGCGTTGTTGTTTGACTGATCACCACGGATTGCACGGCCAACAGGGAAGCCACAGGACAGGTCAGCCTGAAACGAGAAGGCTGACGATCAGGCGGAGCCGATCCGGCTGTTTCCGCGCGTTTCCGTGTCATCCGCGACAAGGCAGTTCAGCACCGCCTGCCGTGGCGCCATGGTCCGTGTGGGAAGCCGTTTCACGTGAAACACCGTGATCTGTGCGAATGCGAATGCCGTTGAACTGCCTTGTCGCGGATCACGCGGAAACGCACGGAAACTGCCGGATTGACTCCGTGCCGAGACATGCGACGGTCCAAATGAGCCAAGATCCATACCCAATGGCTGCCAAGACTCAGGAATCACCTGGGCTCGCCCTCTGCACCAGTCCCCATCCTGTGGTTTCCCCACTTGTCCGCGGAATCCGTGGTAATCAGTCAGGTCGAGAGGACGCGTGGAAAGGCGTTTCACGTGAAACGTCGTGATCTCCTCCTCGAAATGTCCGGCCCAAACCGCCACGCGGGCACACCAACGCAGCAATTGGCCCGGGAATGACCGCGTTACCATGGTCCCCGCGCGTCCGGCGCCCTATACTTCGCCTCCCCAGAGAACCCCAATCGAAGAGCCCGTGGGACGCATCCTCGCCATAGCTAATCAGAAGGGCGGTGTCGGTAAGACCACCACCGCTGTGAACCTCGCGGCCTCGCTGGCCGTCGCTGAGCAACGCACCCTGCTCATCGACGCCGACCCCCAGGGCAACGCGACCTCGGGCTGTGGCATTTCCCGCGATGACTTCTCCGCGCACACCTACGACGTCCTCCTCGGCGAAGCCACCATCGATCAGGCCCTCGTACGCGGCGTGCAGTTCCGCCACCTCGACGTCCTGCCCACCACACCCGATCTCGCGGCCGTGGAAGTCGAGCTGGTGGATGTCGAG
The sequence above is a segment of the Gemmatimonas sp. UBA7669 genome. Coding sequences within it:
- the mnmG gene encoding tRNA uridine-5-carboxymethylaminomethyl(34) synthesis enzyme MnmG; protein product: MSFADAMISPDSAALEAHFDVIVVGGGHAGTEAAVAAARTGAQVALITGALEQIGQLSCNPAIGGIAKGTVVREVDALGGIMARATDMATLQFRMLNRGKGPAVWAPRAQCDRGLYRRAARQLLEAHPNLMTIQGMVARLLFDAGATGTPRVAGVETREGRRFGARAVVLTTGTFGRGTMHIGTDTRISGGRAGEAASLWLGEQLDALGLTTLRFKTGTPPRIDGRSVQIDVLEQQDSEIDAFDYSWSHFWTTPRRGRHPAQLPCWITWLEAEGTHYIAEHIGQSAMYGGAIASRGPRYCPSVEDKVVKFPDKSRHQLFLEPEGHDTQEMYVNGLSTSLPAPVQLAVMRTVRGLEHVRMTRAGYAIEYDYYPPTQLEASLQSRAIAGLFFAGQVNGTTGYEEAAGQGVVAGINAAHHVLERDPLILGRETSYIGVLIDDLVTRGVDEPYRLFTSRSEFRLTVRQDNALARLGPRAAELGLLSGAEEAHMTRRLDAVREALRLAEATSMAPAVADPVLQSVGSRPLQHAVRAAELAKRQDVSLAALFSVAGVGSDLPGDAVVGAELEIKYAGYFEKERARAARLAAQGTLRLPAWLVYEELTTLSVEARQKLAAVRPSTMAQAGSIPGISPADLQNLLFELHRTRPASSSA
- a CDS encoding SIMPL domain-containing protein; amino-acid sequence: MAPEPPPAIMVSARGEVQVAPDRARVQVGVETQAKTSAAAAAENNQKQAAVLKAIRALGIPQAQIRTLNYSVMPIQRYDDKLKRVVIDGYQVSNIVSVETEKLDLAGQIIDAGLNNGANRVAGLDFFVKDRAKAQEEALAQAVATARRQAEVAARAAGGQLGGLLEIMINDFERPDPRPMMAMAKMEMDAAGAPTEVSAGTSTVSVQVTTRWRFQNR